In Trichocoleus sp. FACHB-46, a genomic segment contains:
- a CDS encoding DUF2511 domain-containing protein — MRSTLQKLALAIAAITLSISIVFSGVLPIMAATSNSITISQAEFGDSWPFTVSNGELYCIGEGNGQQVGAVVFATEDESYAVNGTAKALGYKAIEEIWRSNPAIPGTKINIGPIIQRGLEICK, encoded by the coding sequence ATGAGGTCTACTCTGCAAAAGTTGGCACTCGCGATCGCAGCTATCACCTTGTCCATCTCCATTGTATTTTCAGGAGTGCTCCCTATTATGGCAGCCACAAGCAATTCCATCACGATCTCTCAAGCTGAGTTCGGCGACTCGTGGCCTTTTACCGTCAGTAACGGCGAGTTGTACTGCATTGGTGAGGGGAATGGGCAGCAAGTTGGTGCCGTGGTGTTTGCTACAGAAGATGAGTCTTATGCAGTTAACGGAACCGCTAAAGCTTTAGGCTACAAAGCAATTGAGGAAATTTGGCGCAGTAATCCTGCAATTCCGGGAACCAAAATCAACATTGGTCCCATCATTCAGCGAGGTCTTGAGATCTGCAAATGA